From Ptychodera flava strain L36383 chromosome 2, AS_Pfla_20210202, whole genome shotgun sequence, the proteins below share one genomic window:
- the LOC139114046 gene encoding uncharacterized protein, whose amino-acid sequence MSTERRCGGMNDLQEKILDSDLESWDTLSDLGAATIGDIPEVIPGLPYVTQTLNMMYSAKGALANVWSTVSWSLADVWETVTWSEDDSTSPSRSNQHHYSQGNGSSSCYPSGRHSSYTLPPADPSVMRILLFDNKF is encoded by the exons ATGTCTACGGAGAGACGCTGTG GTGGGATGAACGACTTACAAGAGAAGATTTTGGATTCTGACTTGGAAAGTTGGGACACCTTAAGCGACCTTGGG GCAGCGACCATCGGCGATATTCCGGAGGTCATTCCAGGTCTACCATATGTAACACAAACACTCAATATGATGTATTCCGCAAAAGGAGCACTTGCCAACGTTTGGTCCACAGTGAGTTGGTCACTTGCCGACGTTTGGGAGACAGTGACTTGGTCAGAGGATGACTCAACATCTCCATCAAGGTCAAATCAACATCATTATTCACAAG GAAATGGTTCCTCGTCATGCTATCCATCCGGTCGACATTCTAGTTATACACTG CCCCCTGCCGACCCATCAGTCATGCGAATTCTCCTATTCGACAACAAATTTTGA